A stretch of the Pelodiscus sinensis isolate JC-2024 chromosome 8, ASM4963464v1, whole genome shotgun sequence genome encodes the following:
- the VDAC2 gene encoding non-selective voltage-gated ion channel VDAC2 isoform X3 produces the protein MAIPPSYADLGKSARDIFNKGYGFGLVKLDVKTKSASGVEFTTAGSSNTDTGKVNGSLETKYKWAEYGLTFTEKWNTDNTLGTEIAIEDQIAKGLKLTFDTTFSPNTGKKSGKIKSSYKRECVNLGCDVDFDFAGPAIHGSAVVGYEGWLAGYQMTFDSAKSKLTRNNFSVGYKTGDFQLHTNVNDGSEFGGSIYQKVSDSLDTAVNLAWTAGSNSTRFGIAAKYQLDSTASISAKVNNSSLVGVGYTQTLRPGVKLTLSALVDGKSINSGGHKLGLGLELEA, from the exons GTTTTGGGCTGGTGAAATTGGACGTGAAAACAAAGTCTGCAAGTGGGGTG GAATTCACAACAGCTGGTTCGTCAAACACAGACACGGGGAAAGTGAACGGGAGCTTGGAGACCAAATACAAATGGGCTGAGTATGGTCTGACTTTCACGGAAAAGTGGAACACGGATAACACTCTGGGAACAGAAATTGCGATTGAAGACCAG ATTGCCAAAGGTTTGAAGCTGACATTTGACACAACCTTCTCACCAAACACGGG caagaaaaGTGGCAAAATTAAGTCGTCTTATAAACGTGAATGCGTAAACTTGGGTTGTGATGTCGACTTTGATTTTGCTGGACCTGCGATCCATGGCTCAGCCGTCGTTGGTTACGAGGGCTGGCTTGCTGGCTATCAGATGACTTTTGATAGTGCCAAATCGAAGCTTACAAGGAATAATTTCTCTGTGGGTTACAAGACTGGAGACTTCCAGCTACACACTAACGT CAATGATGGGTCCGAATTTGGTGGCTCAATTTACCAGAAAGTGAGTGACAGTCTTGATACTGCTGTAAATCTAGCTTGGACAGCGGGCAGCAACAGCACTCGTTTTGGCATTGCAGCTAAATACCAGCTGGATTCTACTGCTTCTATCTCT GCAAAAGTGAACAACTCTAGTTTAGTTGGAGTGGGTTACACCCAGACCTTGAGGCCAG GTGTGAAACTTACGCTGTCTGCCCTGGTAGATGGAAAGAGCATCAACTCTGGAGGTCATAAACTTGGTCTTGGTTTGGAATTGGAAGCTTGA